In Streptomyces sp. TS71-3, the following proteins share a genomic window:
- a CDS encoding CehA/McbA family metallohydrolase, with product MCEDHARPDETTAPRTEGTHLGRRALFLSSAAAAITLGTVNFASGADEQPGASGQSKTVSGTLPPGSPDFVYVPVEVPAGVRELHVAYSYEKPSVPAGTQGNALDIGLFDERGTALGGNGFRGWSGGARTEFFVRQDDATPGYLPGPVRPGTWHIALGPYTVAPDGLPYEITITLTRGAPDPAPKPVYPPERAKGRGRAWYRGDCHLHSWHSDGRRTPAEIAALARQAGLDFINTSDHNTSSSHPHWADQAGDDLLILLGEEVTTRNGHVLALSTDPGTFVDWRYRARDNRFAAFAREIRGSGGIVVPAHPHATCIGCNWKFGLNEADAVEVWNGPYTADDEVQLADWDNTLVAGARSGRRDWLPAMGNSDAHRDPDVVGLPQTVVLADDLTRGAVLDGIRAGRSYIAESSQVEVAFTASGSRGEHAGIGERLAVAPDAPVTVRLEVKGAPGRTTHIVTDQGTLFSGPALPDSGTATVEYHTTASYAAYVRAEVRHPATTAGLPGAFTALTNPIFLGK from the coding sequence TGTTCCTCTCGTCCGCCGCCGCCGCGATTACCTTGGGCACCGTGAACTTCGCGAGCGGCGCCGACGAGCAGCCCGGGGCGTCGGGGCAGAGCAAGACCGTCAGCGGCACCCTGCCGCCCGGCTCCCCCGACTTCGTGTACGTCCCCGTGGAGGTGCCGGCGGGCGTCCGCGAGCTGCACGTCGCGTACAGCTACGAGAAGCCGAGCGTGCCGGCCGGCACCCAGGGCAACGCCCTCGACATCGGCCTCTTCGACGAGCGCGGCACCGCCCTCGGCGGCAACGGCTTCCGCGGCTGGTCGGGCGGCGCCCGCACCGAGTTCTTCGTACGCCAGGACGACGCCACCCCCGGCTACCTGCCCGGCCCCGTGCGCCCCGGCACCTGGCACATCGCGCTGGGCCCCTACACCGTCGCCCCGGACGGGCTGCCGTACGAGATCACCATCACCCTCACCCGCGGCGCCCCCGATCCCGCGCCCAAGCCGGTGTACCCGCCGGAGCGCGCCAAGGGCCGCGGCCGTGCGTGGTACCGCGGCGACTGCCACCTGCACTCCTGGCACTCCGACGGCCGCCGCACGCCCGCCGAGATCGCGGCCCTCGCCCGCCAGGCCGGGCTGGACTTCATCAACACCTCGGACCACAACACCAGTTCCTCGCACCCGCACTGGGCGGACCAGGCGGGCGACGACCTGCTGATCCTGCTCGGCGAGGAGGTCACGACCCGCAACGGCCACGTCCTCGCGCTCAGCACCGACCCGGGCACTTTCGTCGACTGGCGCTACCGCGCCCGCGACAACCGCTTCGCCGCCTTCGCGCGCGAGATCCGGGGGAGCGGCGGCATCGTCGTGCCCGCCCACCCGCACGCCACCTGCATCGGCTGCAACTGGAAGTTCGGCCTGAACGAGGCGGACGCCGTCGAGGTGTGGAACGGCCCGTACACCGCCGACGACGAGGTCCAGCTCGCCGACTGGGACAACACCCTGGTCGCGGGCGCCCGCTCGGGACGCCGCGACTGGCTGCCCGCGATGGGCAACAGCGACGCGCACCGCGACCCCGACGTCGTGGGCCTGCCGCAGACCGTGGTGCTCGCCGACGACCTCACCCGGGGGGCCGTCCTCGACGGCATCCGGGCCGGCCGCAGCTACATCGCGGAGTCGTCGCAGGTGGAGGTGGCCTTCACGGCGTCCGGGAGCCGGGGCGAGCACGCCGGCATCGGCGAGCGGCTGGCCGTCGCCCCGGACGCGCCCGTCACCGTCCGCCTGGAGGTCAAGGGCGCGCCCGGCCGCACCACGCACATCGTCACGGACCAGGGCACCCTCTTCAGCGGGCCCGCCCTGCCCGACTCCGGCACGGCGACCGTGGAGTACCACACCACCGCCTCGTACGCGGCGTACGTCCGAGCGGAGGTTCGCCACCCGGCGACGACGGCCGGGCTGCCCGGCGCGTTCACGGCGCTCACGAACCCGATCTTCCTCGGCAAGTGA